TCTTTTAAAGCTCTTTGTAGAAAACCCCGGTCGTGTTTTAAAAAGAGAAGAAATACTAAAACAGCTTTGGGGCGACGATGATTATTTTATGGGCAGAAGCCTGGATGTTTTTATATCACGCCTTAGAAAAATACTTTCAAAAGATCCATCTATTACAATAGAAAATCTTCACCGTATCGGGTTTAAATATTTCGAGAGAAAATAAAGCGCTGTGTTTCTTTAATATATAAGCTACTAACGTATTAAAATAGAAGTTCCTTTGGAAAAATGTTTTTGCCCGGTATCTGTATCGGTGTATTGTAAAAACCAAACGTAAGTGCCGGCATTGGCAGGTTGCCCATTGAATTTTCCATCCCACTTTACAGTCCAGTCGTTGGTTTCAAAAACGAGTTGTCCATATCGGTTAAATACTTTAAAAGTAAGGTTGATTGTTTTATAGGCGTTCAGCGGATATAAATAATCGTTCAATCCATCACTATTAGGAGTAAAAGCCGATGGTACGGCTATGTAGCAATTGTTTGCCAATACAATAGAAGCAGTGGTAGAATCTTTACAGCCAATGCTATCGATGATCAATAATTTAGCCCGAACGGTAGTAGTGATAGCAGGCGTAATATAGGATTGAGCATCGGGGTGTTGTAACGTGCTGGTATTGCCATTGCCAAAATTCCAGTTCCAGGAAATGATATTACCCAGGCTCTCGTCTTTAAATGTCGCCAATTCATTAGGGCATAAAATGGTATTCGTTTCAAAAGCAGCTTTCAATTCGTTATTTAAAATTATTAGCTGCGAAGATGTATCGCTGCAAACACCATTGCTTACTATTAGAGAAGTGGTTCTTGTTCCAAACAAAGTATAAGGAATAACAGGAGATTGTAGATTGCTTTTGATTTTATCATCAAAATTCCATACCCAGCTATTTACCTGCCCGTTACCGTCATGCGAATAAAAAACGGAATCTATTTTACAGCCATACTTAATACGGTAAGAAAAGTCAGCATTCACAGTATCATTTGCTGTAAAGCTTATTGATGATCCAACCGGCATTTGCATCCCACATTCATTTGTCATTGTATTGCCGTCGCTGCCAATTTTTGCACGAATGGTATAAGTTCCGCCGATTTTTATGGGAGAAGATAAATTGACTTGTATATGATCTGTCAATCCATTAACACAATTAGCAGCTGCGCCCGCAATTGTAACGGGAGTGGGGCCGCTAATCACCAGGTCGGTTCCGCCCGGCTCAACCGTACTGCAAAGCACAGGAGTAGAAAAAACAAGTTGTAAAGTAGAAGGCGCACAACCAACAGGTGCAATGCTGTCCAATTCTGCGGCATGCGGCGGTGTGATTATTATGGGTACGCTTTCATTCACATCAATGCCGTTATTACAATTATCAACTATGGTATTGCTGTCGTTCCCATTTTTTACAACTAATAAATAATTACCGGGTTGCAATGCTTTGTTCAATGTTATTTCTACCGAATCCATGTCAAAGGAGCTGCTGCACTGATAGCTGGATGCTGCAATAACTGAAAAGCCGGGAGTATTAATAGCAAATTCGCTGCCGTCTGCAGAAAGACTGCTGCACTTCATTTTTTTATTAAGCTTGATCCTTATTTGTTTATTATCGCAGGAAGCAGATGCGCTTGCCATATGTGGCTTGGTTGTATCTGTAATAACAGCTGTTCCTCCGCCAAACGTTAACGAGTACCCGCTTTGAGTTATAGTGAAATGACTTACCAATAAAAGATAATTATGTCCTTGGATCAATACCGGCATCGATGAATACAAGGGAATGCCGGGGCCATCACACATCATTACCGCAGAAGCATTTTGCGAAGTTCCTGTCGGTCCAAAATCTCCCGACCAGTTACAGGCAATGATCAAAGAGCTATTGGTGTAAACTTCAGAAGGATCATGGCCTGTAATGTCATAGAGTTGCCAATCATAATCTTCCTGTAAAACGTTGGGTAAAATAGTAAAACCTAAAGTTCCCGCCTGGAAACAGGTGAATTTATACCAATATGGATTGATATCTGTATAGGGTGCCATGGAGCCGGCACATTTTGTTACTACGGCAACACGTTTTCCCCCGCAAATGGGCACAGTCGTTTGTCCAAAGGTAGAAGTGCCGCAAACAGGAAAGGCTGTAGAAGGGTTTTGCCCTAATTCAGTACAGGTTTGTGCTATTGTAACAGAAGAAACAAACAGCAATAGCAATAAAAATAAAAAAGACCTTGGCATGATTCGTTGGCAAATAGCTTTATGACACCTTGTATTGTTCATTCGCTGCAAATACAGGAAGAAATTGCTGTAAGATATTAATAATTCGGCATAGCATATAAAGTTGTAACGAGCTCCTTGCCGGCTTGCTATTATGATGAGCGTGTTGTATTTTGTTGTTACAAAAGCCTGTAATAGAATGAGCCAGATAACTGCAGTTAAAACACGTGTTCAATCAATAGATATATTACGTGGTATTATAATGGTAATTATGGCCTTAGATCATGTACGTGATTATTTTCATAAAACAGGAATGACGAACGATCCATTAAATCTATCTACAACAACGCCTGCATTATTTTTTACAAGATGGATAACTCACTTCTGTGCACCAATATTTGTATTTCTTTCCGGCACATCTATTTACCTGGTCAGCACCCGCAAGACAAAGAAAGAAGTAAGTAGTTTCTTAATTAAACGTGGACTATGGCTTGTATTGATTGAAGTAACCTTGATCACTTTAGGATGGACATTTAACCCTTTTTATAATGCATTTGTATTGCAGGTTATTTGGGTAATCGGAATTAGTATGGCAATAATGGGATTATTGATCTGGTTGCCGTATAATTTCTTATTGATACTAGGATTGGCATTTGTATTCGGACATGATTTAATCGACTATGCGGAAGCAGCACATGCAGGTGCTTATAGTTTTTGGTGGGACCTGTTGCATCACGGAAGTTTTGCAGCAGCACATTCATTGGATAAAACTCATGTGATCGTAACAGCCTATGCACTCATTCCGTGGTTGGGTGCGATGATATTGGGTTATTGTTTTGGGAAATTGTATTCTCCGGGTGTAAATGG
The Ferruginibacter albus DNA segment above includes these coding regions:
- a CDS encoding T9SS type B sorting domain-containing protein yields the protein MPRSFLFLLLLLFVSSVTIAQTCTELGQNPSTAFPVCGTSTFGQTTVPICGGKRVAVVTKCAGSMAPYTDINPYWYKFTCFQAGTLGFTILPNVLQEDYDWQLYDITGHDPSEVYTNSSLIIACNWSGDFGPTGTSQNASAVMMCDGPGIPLYSSMPVLIQGHNYLLLVSHFTITQSGYSLTFGGGTAVITDTTKPHMASASASCDNKQIRIKLNKKMKCSSLSADGSEFAINTPGFSVIAASSYQCSSSFDMDSVEITLNKALQPGNYLLVVKNGNDSNTIVDNCNNGIDVNESVPIIITPPHAAELDSIAPVGCAPSTLQLVFSTPVLCSTVEPGGTDLVISGPTPVTIAGAAANCVNGLTDHIQVNLSSPIKIGGTYTIRAKIGSDGNTMTNECGMQMPVGSSISFTANDTVNADFSYRIKYGCKIDSVFYSHDGNGQVNSWVWNFDDKIKSNLQSPVIPYTLFGTRTTSLIVSNGVCSDTSSQLIILNNELKAAFETNTILCPNELATFKDESLGNIISWNWNFGNGNTSTLQHPDAQSYITPAITTTVRAKLLIIDSIGCKDSTTASIVLANNCYIAVPSAFTPNSDGLNDYLYPLNAYKTINLTFKVFNRYGQLVFETNDWTVKWDGKFNGQPANAGTYVWFLQYTDTDTGQKHFSKGTSILIR
- a CDS encoding DUF1624 domain-containing protein; amino-acid sequence: MSQITAVKTRVQSIDILRGIIMVIMALDHVRDYFHKTGMTNDPLNLSTTTPALFFTRWITHFCAPIFVFLSGTSIYLVSTRKTKKEVSSFLIKRGLWLVLIEVTLITLGWTFNPFYNAFVLQVIWVIGISMAIMGLLIWLPYNFLLILGLAFVFGHDLIDYAEAAHAGAYSFWWDLLHHGSFAAAHSLDKTHVIVTAYALIPWLGAMILGYCFGKLYSPGVNGSIRQKLLFRLGFCAILLFVIVRWINIYGDPRPWTTQQSFFYTFLDFIKVNKYPPSLMYLCMTIGTGMLMLALLENVKNKTTGFFNVFGRVPFFYYILHLYLIHLICVILFFTSGYTTQQISAPGQFFNFRPNNFGYSLPVVYLIWLIVIFLLYFPCRKYNQYKSTHKHWWLSYL